CTAAGGGAGTTAAGAGCGAGCCtgcaaaattattattttctagGTAGAGCTTGAATAGATTAAAATTCATACTAAAATTAGGAATATTTCTAGTTCAGAGTATGTATCAGAGAAATTACTTTGGGTGGCTTTGATCTGGAAGACTTTGATTCCATGAGGAAGTTTTGGCAGCATGACGCTATTTTCTACGATTTTTACATGACTGTTGACATGTCTTCCGTGTCGTGTCCTAATAATTTAGTTATATCTATTATTGGCGAAGGATTGTTTTGTCTTCTTTATAGATTCCTCAaatctttctctttcctttttctttctttttttttttcaatatttatccAACCTTTAAGattcagaaatttttttaaaaaaaaaatcaattaaaatacaCAAATTGCTTATTCTTCTCTCAAGAGTCATACTAGAAGTCTATCTCGCTAGTCCTGCTCGACCATACTTCTGTCAATTTGACAACTGGCTGTGACTATGCATACAATTCAAAAAAGAAGACTTCTTTGtatttagaattttttgaatGCTGCCGTGGTTATATCACAATGATCTCTCGCAGCCTTTTGTTTTCCCCCCTCTTTTTACTACTTATAGATCCATCAAAAAAATCATTCCACTTGAAACTATCACATGGATCATGGCATCATAGGCCATCTATCAAGTGATGACACTACATATAAAAAGAAAGGTAAACAAAACAATCTATGTTGCGAAAATGGAGGAAGTGAGACACTCCCCTTAAATTTGTTGAAAAGAGTAGGGAATGGGAACAATAGAGTAGAGGTTCATATAATGGTTTTCTAGATGGTAAAAATAGAAAAGAGTTACAATAACTTATTCCATGCAACATGAAAGAACTAAATAAGATTTTTGTGGCTATTAACCACTGCATCTACGTTAAAAGCTCCACTAATTGACATAATTTAATTGAGTTGAACGGCTCGTGAATAGTTGGAATGTTGCCACTTATGAATAAGTGAGATATCCTTTGCATGGTTGGTCTTGCTTGTGGTGTAACACAAATGCATGAAAATGCTATAATAGCCAGCAAGAGTACTTCTTTTACCATATAAGCTGCAGGAGGTGAGATTTGTTGATCTAGCACATCACTGAATAGCATCTGTTGGACATCTGATGAAGATATGAAGAAGACAAGATCACTTGGATGTCTTCCCATTATTACTTCTAATATTACTATGCCAAAGCTGTATACATCACATTTCTCATTCGCCCTTGTCATGTACGAAAGCTCtgcaaaaaaatagagaaaggaatgatctttttgtttctaatttCAGTAAGTTTTCTCAAACTTAACGAAAATGCCAAAATCTTATCTCCAAactttattaatatattaatttttggaatacttttatttttgtaaaataaATGTTATTATTGACTAATTAAAGTTTATGCTTAGtaatagtttttatttttttattttctttaaatgaTTACCAGTTAAATAATATAATCATCATTTGAAAATATTAATTATCTATAGGCACTAGTTTGCTTTTATTTAAATATCCAAGATCCGGTATGGAGAGATTCACAAATGAAAGATATAATGATTATCAAAGGTTTACTGAAAAATCTCTATTTGGCAAATatatattaatcctatttttcaAATGCACGGTAAGCCACATAAGACAtcgaaatagaaaaataaagaaaagtataagaatatatatatatatgacaaaTATTTTAACTACAATAATAAGGAGGACAAATTGGAAGAATGACTTACCTGGGGCAGCATATCCAAATGTGCCTGCTAGTGTGCTCCAATTTGATAAATTAGATTTCAAAATTCTTACCGTGCCAAAGTCTAAAAGATAAGCCTTAAAATCAGAgtctaataatatattattattggaGATGTCTCGATGCATTATGGATGGATTGCAATCATGGTGCATGTATGATAAAGCATAGGTCTCATCTTTGATAATATGAGCTCTTCTCTCCCAATTCAATTCCTCTGTTGTTTCTTGATTACAAAGAATGCTAGCTAAACTTCCCCTCTCAATGTACTCATATATAAGAAATTTACAACCTAAACTGGTGCAAAACCCATTAAGTTTTACAATATTACGATGTCGTATTCTGGTTAATGCTTGAATCTCATTCTGGAAACTTTTCTCATCAAATACTCCTTCTTCCATTGGATGAAGTTTTTTAACAGCCGCCACTTGTTCCATTGGAAGTTTTACTTTGTAAACTTTGCCATATGTTCCACTCCCGATGCAATATTTCTCATCAAAATTTTCAGAGGCATTGATAATATAGTCATAAGCAACTCTTCCATCAAAATTCAATATCGAAAATAGATCGCCAATAACAACATTAGTATCCTTTTTCTCTGCAGGGTTTTCTTTCCTATGAAGAGCGGCAATGATAATAGTAGACAAACCTAAAAGAGCCAAGCTGCCCAATATAGGAGTGATAACAAAGAGTATAATGTAGTTTTTAGTTGAATGATGAGTGCTTATAGTGGTTGATCCACAAGAAGGCAAACTTGGCACCTCACCACATAATCCCTTGTTATGGATAAACCACTCTGCTAGAGCGTTTTGAAACAATTTGCTTCTCGAAACTGGGCCCTCCAAATTGTTGTACGATACATCTATTGATGACAAACTCAACATGCTTTCAAAAGATGAAGGAATAGCACCTGAGAGATTATTGTGGGACAAGTTCAAAGATACTAAATTTGTCAACCTTGCTAGTTGTGATGGTATCTCTCCTCCAAAAAAATTATGGCTCAGATCAAGTAAATCTTGCAATCCTTTACTCTCCAAGTTGCGATGGAATGATcccatcaaatttatttttgttcAAATTCAAGATGCGCAATTTAATACAACCCCTCTAATTGTGGTGGCATTGGGCTACTGATGTCGTAGTTAGATAGATCAAGAATTTTCAGATTGGATAATTTTCCAAACTCCAAGGGAATTATTCCAAATATTTTGTTATCACTCAAAGTCAAGTTGAACAATAAGCTCATGGTACCTAACTCTCTTGGTATTTCTCCTGCAAGTTGATTTGAAGAAAGGTCCAGGACTTGTAAGTGAAGCAACTTCCCGAATTCAGGCGGTATGTTCCCAGTAAGTAGGTTTCCTGAAATCTTGAAGCATGTCAAATTTTGAGAATGTGCCCAATTTGGTGTGATCTGGCCATATAATTGGTTGTGGCTCATGTCAAGGTAGTGTAGATTCGGGTATATCCCAAAGTCTTTCGAGATATTTTCTTGAAGCTTATTTTCTTCAAGGCGAACTCTAaataagctagagcaatttGTTAAACTTCTTGGAATAGGGCCCTCAAAGTAGTTGTTTTCCACAGTAAGATTTTGAATTGCACCTCCTTTACATATCTCTAAAGGTAAGTAATCGGAGAAGTTGTTATTAGATACCTCTAGAGAGATGAGGCTGGTCTTGGGGCAAAGAGCCTGATAAATGATCGGTGTGGAGGAATAAGGTGTCAAGCATTGTGAGGTTTCCAAAAGTGGAAGGGATGGAGCCCGATAGTTGATTTTCGCTGATTTTTAGATCACGTAAGCTCACTAGGTTGCCTAATTCATAAGGGATGGTGCCAGATAAATCATTGATGAAGAGATACAAAGTCTTGAGTTTGATGAGATTTCCTAAACTAAAAGGGATGGATCCTGTTAAATTATTGTGTGAGATTTCTAGATCTAAGAGATTAACTAGGCTGCCTAGTTCTGGGGGAATATTACCGAAGAACCAATTTCTGTAAAGAAAGAGGAATCTTAGGTTGGTCAGGGTCGAAGGAATGGGACCAGCGAGATCGTTTATGTATAAATAAAGTGCACGTAGACTCTTGAGCTGGCCAATCTTTGGAGGCAAAGTGCCACCAAGTAAATTTTGTTGGAATTTGAGGGAGGTCAGCTTGGTCCAGTTGGCGAAGAAACAAGGAGGAATCTTGCCAATGAATTTGTTTGAAGAAAGATCGATCTTAGTCAGGTTAGAGAGGCTAGCGAGAGCGAGAGGCAGATTGCCGGAAAGATGATTATGCGGGAGATCGAGGGAGGTGAGAGCGGGAAGCATGCGTATGCTAGGCGGGATTATTCCAAACAAGTAGTTGCGTCGGAGGTGGAGGCGAGTGAGAGATGGGAGGGCGGAGAAGTTGAGGCCGTCGAGCTTACCTACCAAGCCTGCACGAGGTAGGCTGATGCCTGTGATCACAGCTCGACCTCGATTCTCCATGCAGGTGATGCCATCCACATGCAAGCGTTGTTGGAGAGAGACCAAGAACCGAGTTGTTGGGCATGTGAATATTGAAGGGTGGATTTCCAATGGAGCAGAACTCTCGCTTGGGATTGTGAGGCCCAAGCCGAAGGAGAGGCCGGAATCCTCGGCTGCACCTCCTCGAGCGTAAGGGGGGCGGGATCCGCGGCGGCCCTTTGAATGGCCGATGCACTCGCGCAACCGCCGCTGAAATTGCGGCGGTGAATGAGCAGAGCCGTTTGAAATTTTCTCTATAAAATCCCCCCCATTGACCCGCATCTGAGATCCACCAAGCACTTCTCCTTCTCCACCCTACTCTGCCTCTAACTCCTTTCCCTCCTCCACTGCTAGGATTTGGAAATCGCATCAGTGCCGCCGGAGAGAGTAGCCGCAGCTTCTCTTCGTAGCAAGATAAACCCTAACCCTGTGTCTTTTCTACCTTATGataatgaaataaaaggaaagaagaagaggagaaaaaagcgTACCTGTGGTCGTCAGCGTTGCCAGCTCTCAGCCATAGCGTCTGGCTTCGGCCGCATGTATCCCCAGTCCTTGGCCGCAGCCACCGCCAGCCGTCGGCGAAGACTACAGTCAGGTCAGAGCCCTTCCTTTCTCCCTTCTGGTGGGACAAAGGGGGCGACTGCCGTCGGCGGAGGCTGTAGTCGGGTCGGAGCCCTTCCCTTTTCCCTTCTGGTGGGACAAAGGGGGCGACTCTCGCCTCTTTTCTTGGGTCaacagaagaagaaagaaagaaagaaagaagaaacaaagaaaaaaaagggggggactCACCGTGGGCGCCGGCCGCAGGCACCGTGGGTGCCGCCAGCCGACCGAGGGAGCGTCGGCTGCTGCTCGGTCCTCCCGAGCCCGATCTCCCctcgcgggagaagaaagagggagggagagattaaaaaaaaaaggaagaagaagaagaagaagaggaggaggaggggaagcttcgggaaggaaaaagaaggaagaagagaagaaaaggaagaaaagaagagaagaaaaaaaaggaaaaaggaaatgaaagaaaaggaaaaaataataaataataataataataataataataaatatataattaaataaatagagaattaaGATAATAGATGTATttaaatgaaatgaaataacaataaataattaaattaaaatagaaattGATGAATGAGTGGTAAATAATCTGTCCTCTATGATGATGATAGGTACACTGAAATTGTCATCTGGTTCTAGGAATTCGTGAGCGAATCAAGGTAAGTAACCCTGGCACTgatcttattaattttaaaaaaatcactgtttaattgtaagaataaaataataaaaaatatatttgttatgatgtattttcttaaaagtaggatcaagcatatgattgcatgtgattcaTGAGTTTGATTAAATTGcatccttcatgaatatttgagtataaattatggttatgataaattgcatgaaaatgatatttgtggcatgatcatgaattttatacgttatgatgaattatagttataataaattgcatgaaaatgagatttgtggcatgatcatgaattttatacaTTACGATGCCATTTGTCATTTTTCAACCTATGTATGAAagtatgatttatgaaaaagaataatgatttataaactctcagatagctatgcccacctctagaaatagaggtCAGTCGACCCCCTCTAGGGCTAGCATCCAACGAATATggccctctgccaacgggttaaagttgATAATGAATATGAATGCGTTATAAAACTCGTCGACTACGAATACGAACcctgtcacgggattatagtgaccataaCAGCACATCTGTCTGAGAGTAAGATTTATAAAGTATGGATGAATGGCAACATTTTTATATGACTTGCATTATCATGTTTATGAACTTGCATGGTTGGAGCATATTTTGCTTTATAACTTGTTTTGAATAAATTATCTAGGAAATGCTTTATTTTGCTATTAAATTCTTCAAATGATGCATTggcatgagaaaaaaaaaattatgcttgatctaataagatagtacatggttacttactgagccgcaaGCTCATACACCTCCTATTGTTTTCCTTTATTTATTTCAGATAATTAAGGCGATTAGGAGCAAATGAAAATTGGAGTTGAAGCATAGATACATGGACTCTTAGAAGTATCTATGTTAATAAGTTTGGGTTGTAATATTGCAAACTCAAGTATTTGATTTAGATGCTCTGTACTTGCTTCCTTATGATTAGTCAATAAATTTGATCAAATTTAGTTTTATTTCATGAAATAAAATTGTTGTCATGGGCTTCATGTTATTGTGGGCCGCATCCTACAATAGCACGGCCATGTCATGAACTGGATCTGGGGTGCAAAAagtccggatccggggcgtgacagggATTCAATGATTGAAGAAGCAGCGGTCGCAGCAACTGTTGTCGCTGATTAGTggtgaagaaggaagaaggataGCAGGAGATGGCTGATTGATAGATGATTCAGAGGGAGGGATTGGTATTGGATTACGACTAGGATCCATAATTAATATGGCTCTCTAGGTATTCCAATCGTGGTTTTTTTAGTTGGTACCGAAATGGGGATTCGAGGGCCCTATTTATAGACCCAGAAGAGCGAGCGTTTGGATTGGAACGGAAGAATGCCAATTCGATCCTTCTAATCCTGTTTCCATATGGTCATTAGTTATTGTTTAATTTTTCGAGTCTGTGTCGCGATGACTCTTGGGCTGTTCGCAAGTGCCGTTCGTTTTTTGTGCACTAGTGCTGTTTTTTATTTGATTACAGAGCGCTAGTGCTGTGGGAACCAAGAAAAAGGACACACCCAAGTTAGTGCTGCATCATGACTTCGACTTTCAGGATTCTCCTCTGCCTCAAAAGTGAATGCAGTGAGCCTACGCGACGTTCCAAGCCTTCCTATCCAACGGCTTGATTTTCTTTAGGTTGTTCGGAGCGCATGAAGATTAGAAGGCCAGCCATTGAGATTTAGACTGGTGGTTAGAGAAGAGCATATGCCAAGCGTCGATGACAACTCAGTCTGGCTTGGGTGAGCTCTGGGTTTGAGCACTAGTGCTGTTTTTTATTTGATTACAGAACACTAGTGCCGTGTGCACCAAGAAAAAGGGTTTACCCAAGTCAATGCGGCACAACCCAATCGGTTCCCCTCCAACCCAAGTCAAGTGCCCTGTGCATCATGACTTCAACTTTGAGGGTCCTCCTCTGCCTCAAAAGtgaatgtttactagatttatccAGGCCTTGCAAAGAAACAACCTATGAAGtggatgagtttttttttttttttttttttttttgtaaataataagagggaggggggagggacTAGCctacccgcgtagcagccccactACGGGTCCTCCTTCCACCAaggaatgttcgatacaggtcgcagaTTTTTGCATGCTTTTCCCGACCCGTGAGCTCACCCCACTGGGCTCACTgcctcacgtgtgggtacgtcatCCCAGCGCCACCTCGGTACAtatggaaggaaagcatatccGCCAACAAGCCGTCCGtgcgtggggcatccggtcccctaatttaatcgacgtccgtgCATTTCGAACTCGGACAACTCGGGtggaattatcgcccccttaccaccaggctaccaccttggtggctggATGAGGTTTTTCTGCCCTCATCTTTTTCCCATTCTCCTCCTGGATGCAGTGAGCCTACGCCAGGTGCACCACATGGCGGTGCACAATGCTAATCACAGCCcgctcattcctatctaatggcTTGATTTTCTTTAGGTTTCCAGAGTGCACGAAGATTAGAAGGCCAGATATTGAGATTTAGACTAGTGGTTAGATGATTTTCTTTAGATGATTAGCCAGTGTGTAATGTCGACACTTTTAACTTTCTCCGATATATTTGAGATGCAAAGAGTAATGGTTGGGACCCCTACCCAAGTTGGTGCCACTGTTCAGTGAGGTAGGCGCTTCAGAAGCCAAAAAAAGCTTTAGATTCCTAGGGATGATGGAAGGATTAAAGTCCCGCATAGGAGTTTCCATAACGATGGCCGGTTAACTTGTGTGGCTGTGAGGGTATGATGTTCCAAAAAAGTGGAAGGAAGGGATAAAGCCTAAAAGACTTCGCAATGTCTCAACGATGCATTGAGAGAAAACCTGCACTTAGAAAGTGAGAGGCTAACCTCCTTCCCCACTTCTTAAAAAGCTTAACCTTTCATTGGTGCCTACCCCATTTTTAGATGCTTTAGCCCCATCTggaggagcttttggagggccaaaaaacaCTTTCTGGCATTCCAAAAgcatttttggattaaaaaggatgtttggtaaaaattttgaaaagctgttttagctttttcagaaagctaaaaacagctttttggaagaagctccattttgaagctttccgaaaaagttgTTTTGAGCTTTGTCGGAAAACTGTTTTTTTGATTAAAATACTCATAATAAATATAACAATTGCATACTTTATTcctttataaatctaaaattcTGCTGAAGCCCTAACAAAAAACCTTAGCCGTGGGATCAGAATCACTTTCGTACAAGAAAAGATAttcttgttttttatttttgtatgcaaCTTTTGAATcacatttcaaaagaaaaaaattttaattactttttccattccttctgaaattcatccctttttttttcatggaCATCACGGTCCACGCTGAGATCCTTCTCGAGCATAGCATAGACCGCGAAGAAGAGCATATGGGCCGCGATATCGCGGTCCAGGCTTAGGTGGTCCTCCTAGCCATAGATTTTTTTGTTCCAGAAATCACTCCGTCCCCGGTTTTCCACGTACTTGCTTTTTCGCTTTCATGGAAGCGTCTTCTAAATCGATCTCCTGGCCCGGAACGGCGTTTACGTGGCGTCCTCCCTCACGAcaaaagagaaggagaggaCGCAACCATGTGCATGCTCTTGGATCGGTTTGCGCCCAGCTGAGACTCAGGATTGGGTCTGACGCGGTGTACAGAGAGGCTCACACGTATAACATGTTCTGAGGTTATCCTATCCATGCAAACGAGGTTAACTACTCAGTTGTTAACACCGTTTTGATTGGATGTCGATTTGTATTTATGTAGCTAAAGTTGTTCATGATATCAATTCAACTGTGGTTCCTATCCTTTTGTCAGTCAATCTGCGGCTTTATTTTTCAGAGAATTTATTGTGAGTGTGTTTTCCCCTGTATGATGCGATTAAACATTATAATTAAGAAGTTATATCAGCCTGTCTTGGAGAATCTAGTGCTTGAAGACAGACAAAATCATTTGAGTGATTAGTTTCTGTCTCAATTATCAAGAATTAGATAGCCGTGACTTGTAGCTCCTACTGGTACAtggtaattaataaaatatagtaCCGCGATATGTCCTGCACTCATGTGATGATTCTTCTTTcagatttttcatattttatggaGTTAAATGCGATGGTTAATAGTTATTTCCTTTCTTTTACTActatatttcttcttcttctttccctttttgtttctacctttttcttttaatactatatttcttctacttcttttcctttttgtttctaccttctttttcctttttctttttgttctccCGCCTTGCTCCATTTCTTGTGTATTTGCTTGTGGCATTCTGAAATAGTTCTGAAATCCAATTGCATGGAACAAAAATATCTATAGCTCGTTGgcttattttctttataaaattattgaggaactagttattttattttatatttgagCAAACATGAATGTtgctttttgtatttttttttttgctagtatATCAACAATGTAAAAGTATGAACAAAGTAAAGTTTAGGTAGGATATTAACTGTTGTGCAAGTTTTGATCAACTGTGTGCCAAGATATATTTTGTGTGTACCAGGctaaattaactgtgttcaatCCTTATTTAACTGTGAACCAAGCTTAACTATGTACCAGAAATACTTAACTATATACCGGGCTATATGAAGTGTATTCCAAGCCTTATTAAACTGTGTACATAGAACATGCTAAACAGTTTCTCATATGTGTGATTCTCATCTGAAAATTTAGTAattgtttaattaattttatcacctagctagataATTTGTTGGAGAGATAAATGGTTATtagaagaataaaaaattaatttacactaataattataatattttatacctttattattgtattatactataaatataatattatattacattatatcataatacattaatatgttatgttaaataatttaatattatgttatattatgaaaaattaatatcgctaataattataatattttgtacctttattattgtattatactataaatataatattatattacattatatcataatacattaatatgttatattaaataatttaatattatagtaaattattatgctatagcctataatatacaatgttatattactatattataataaaattatattacattacagtaatattatactatatcatatatttatgtattaatatatgttatattttattatgctttgttgtataatactatgcaatgtcctttatgataattttatcatacaaaagtactttcttagtttgtttactaaacacatattaaagtgccacaatactttagaaatgtagttacgaaacaacaaacagctttttttaaaagctctacttcagaaagtTCTACTTCCAACTGCTCTATttctaaaagctctactgcAACCGCTCTTCCAAACATAGCCTAAGTATCTTCTCTATAGAAATGTTATCATGCATTCATCTCTCTCTCCCGGCCCCTGTCTAATTTCTCCTCTATGGAATCATCTGGGCCTATGGACCTCGGGTAAACATCGGCATGAGGATATCTGGGTCTGGTCCCAGTGGTCCTAAACAACTTTGGAGATCCAATGGATCCCACAAAGTGGATTGTTTGGCCCTCCAACTGTGAAAAGGAGACCATCGTTGTTGATGAATTTATATTAAGAATCAACCGTGAAGCTACCATTCTTTGTACGCTTTCGCACCACTAAATCTGCAATCTTAGAGGGTTTGCTTGGAACAGGAAAGGCCTTGAGGGTTTCAAGACTTCGGTCCAATGCATTTCAGGGCCCAATGCATTTAGATAGGATGCTTGTGTTATTTTTTTGTTCCTGATTTGAAGTTTTCTACAAAGTAAAATACATATCATTCTCCATTTAGTGTTTGCTTGTTGTTTTTGCCTAACTCATAATTGGTTTTCACATGCAGAGTTGTAGCTGTTGCAACTCAATTCCAACGGTCTTTTATGAAACTTCTATGTGATGCTCAATTTGAAGAAGTATCAGCACAAGATTTGCTGTTGACATATGCATTGAACAATGACTATCTCTTGACATTGCCAATCTATGTTGATTGGAAAAAGGCTTCGGAGTCCAATGCAATAATATTCAGGTAAAGTCATTGGGCTTAATtctaacctatgttttggttgaaCAAGGAAATCACTTAATTGTGACATTGTTGTTGAACATATTGGTTGTGTACATAATTCATTGTTTCGTCCTACTGTTTTGGAAGTATCAATATCATTAAAAGGTTAAATGCAGCATGTATCATTTCCTTTGTACCATTCACATATTCAGATTAAGATACAGGTTTCTTTGCTTATTTCCTGCTATGTCGATGTTACTTTTGTTATTGCTTTTAGTTATCACCCGGTGTatgtttgtttctttttctggtGAAGCTTCCTAATAAACATCCATTATAAAGAACTACTTAGTAATTGTAGCATACATTGAACATCTCAGTCTAGTTTGCAATATATTTATAAACACAGTTTTAAGTTCCATCCAGGGCTCTGAATCTGAAAAGTTGAACTTCTTGGTTTTGCTTGGAGCCAATCCAAAACCTAGGTTGGCTTTGGAGTTTTGGCTTGTAAGATCATATTTAGTTGTATATATGGGCTATTTGTATTTTTCCCCTTACTCTTCATTTGTTTAAATTCTGAAAAGTACTTCATTATTTTATGAATCTTTAAAGCATTTTAcacttattaaaatattttatcattttttttaaaaaaaatctctcttagtgagttcgccttaggcctccaaatgcattgggccgcctCTGTTTCAAGTTGACTTGGTTCGAGAGCGGCCCATGCAGTCTGCATCCTAGGTTTCTCCAACTCCAATGTGAGGCAAGCAAAGAATTAGGCTTAACAGCTCGATAgcaaagattctcaaggagagTAGACAGTGGTGCGGACCCCACCCAAGAGCCTTCCTAAAATTGTATGCTATATCCATTACCAGTTTGAAGGAATATAGTTCTATCCATACAATATTCCTCCTCTGCTTGGTTTA
Above is a genomic segment from Phoenix dactylifera cultivar Barhee BC4 chromosome 2, palm_55x_up_171113_PBpolish2nd_filt_p, whole genome shotgun sequence containing:
- the LOC120104511 gene encoding probable leucine-rich repeat receptor-like protein kinase At1g35710, coding for MRVNGGDFIEKISNGSAHSPPQFQRRLRECIGHSKGRRGSRPPYARGGAAEDSGLSFGLGLTIPSESSAPLEIHPSIFTCPTTRFLVSLQQRLHVDGITCMENRGRAVITGISLPRAGLVGKLDGLNFSALPSLTRLHLRRNYLFGIIPPSIRMLPALTSLDLPHNHLSGNLPLALASLSNLTKIDLSSNKFIGKIPPCFFANWTKLTSLKFQQNLLGGTLPPKIGQLKSLRALYLYINDLAGPIPSTLTNLRFLFLYRNWFFGNIPPELGSLVNLLDLEISHNNLTGSIPFSLGNLIKLKTLYLFINDLSGTIPYELGNLVSLRDLKISENQLSGSIPSTFGNLTMLDTLFLHTDHLSGSLPQDQPHLSRGAIPSSFESMLSLSSIDVSYNNLEGPVSRSKLFQNALAEWFIHNKGLCGEVPSLPSCGSTTISTHHSTKNYIILFVITPILGSLALLGLSTIIIAALHRKENPAEKKDTNVVIGDLFSILNFDGRVAYDYIINASENFDEKYCIGSGTYGKVYKVKLPMEQVAAVKKLHPMEEGVFDEKSFQNEIQALTRIRHRNIVKLNGFCTSLGCKFLIYEYIERGSLASILCNQETTEELNWERRAHIIKDETYALSYMHHDCNPSIMHRDISNNNILLDSDFKAYLLDFGTVRILKSNLSNWSTLAGTFGYAAPELSYMTRANEKCDVYSFGIVILEVIMGRHPSDLVFFISSSDVQQMLFSDVLDQQISPPAAYMAYGARS